A genomic stretch from Mariprofundus sp. NF includes:
- a CDS encoding sensor domain-containing diguanylate cyclase — MFMMFRIGLNMSDHHVPLADAAQEVMTHTTEFHLWFEELVQGDPSVDANEVWMHLDHAEWYANAMLHGGTNHEGEYIPLDDPLLHEEINQVLILLHDLKEIAHQRLEPGKDSAIGSAIDQVFDASYNKAMEQAQEVEETLRQAIAQEVRNLGLILGAVVFLLVSLVIGIGFIFYKQEAERKLLEEEKLAQEKRYRISIRTANEGYWMTDENGNLLEVNDAYCELTGYSREELMRMNVADLEARERADEVADHIKDIADKGRARFETRHRCKDGRTVCVEVSATVAPFDGALRGFAFIHDLTKRKIAEQALADSEERFSLAMEGSSDGLWDWNLKTNDVVFSKRWKSMLGYSEDELENSFDTWERLVHPNDINKAKQAIDDYLSGKISKYEVEFRMQHKDGHWVDILARGRGVSAKGDNGYKRLIGTHVDISERKQLQFKLQRQANIDGLTEIYNRIYMNRKLEDEVQRAIRFQTPLSLLMLDLDYFKQINDTYGHQAGDACLVELATLMKGLVRSVDTCARYGGEEFVIILPQTSPENAMVFAERLRQKVENMVVRYDDQSIQYTISIGIKSLSQIEKQSSEELLKGADNSLYLAKQNGRNRSVSYPMVDPSSE; from the coding sequence ATGTTCATGATGTTCAGAATCGGCTTAAATATGTCAGACCACCATGTACCACTGGCAGATGCTGCTCAGGAGGTCATGACTCATACAACAGAGTTCCACCTCTGGTTTGAGGAGCTGGTGCAGGGTGATCCAAGCGTCGATGCCAATGAAGTGTGGATGCACTTGGATCATGCAGAGTGGTATGCCAATGCCATGCTGCATGGAGGAACAAATCATGAAGGGGAATACATACCTCTGGATGATCCACTTTTACATGAGGAAATTAATCAGGTTCTTATTTTATTGCACGACCTGAAAGAAATTGCCCATCAACGCTTAGAGCCAGGTAAGGATAGTGCCATTGGCAGCGCCATCGATCAGGTTTTTGATGCCTCTTACAATAAGGCAATGGAACAGGCACAGGAGGTTGAGGAAACCCTGAGGCAGGCTATCGCTCAGGAGGTCAGAAACCTTGGGTTAATTCTAGGTGCCGTTGTTTTCCTCTTAGTATCACTCGTTATTGGTATAGGCTTTATATTTTATAAACAGGAAGCAGAGAGAAAGCTGTTGGAAGAAGAGAAGCTGGCGCAAGAAAAGCGTTACAGGATCTCTATTCGCACCGCGAATGAGGGATATTGGATGACAGATGAAAACGGCAATCTGCTGGAAGTTAACGACGCCTACTGTGAATTAACTGGCTACAGCAGAGAAGAGCTGATGCGTATGAATGTTGCCGATCTGGAGGCTAGAGAAAGAGCTGATGAAGTAGCTGATCACATCAAAGATATCGCAGATAAGGGGAGGGCCAGATTTGAAACCAGACACCGCTGCAAAGATGGCAGAACTGTTTGCGTGGAGGTCAGTGCTACGGTGGCCCCATTTGATGGGGCGCTGAGGGGATTTGCATTTATCCATGATTTAACCAAGCGAAAAATAGCGGAGCAAGCTCTGGCAGATAGTGAAGAGAGGTTTTCTCTTGCCATGGAGGGATCCAGCGATGGCTTGTGGGACTGGAACCTTAAAACCAACGATGTTGTCTTTTCCAAACGCTGGAAATCCATGTTGGGATACAGTGAGGATGAGTTGGAAAACAGCTTTGACACATGGGAGCGGCTGGTTCACCCGAATGATATCAATAAAGCAAAACAAGCTATTGATGATTACCTGAGTGGGAAAATATCCAAGTATGAGGTCGAATTCAGAATGCAGCATAAGGATGGGCATTGGGTGGATATTCTGGCTCGCGGCAGAGGTGTATCTGCAAAGGGAGATAATGGGTATAAACGCTTAATTGGAACACATGTCGATATCTCCGAACGCAAACAGCTTCAGTTCAAGCTGCAGAGGCAGGCCAATATCGATGGTCTGACAGAAATTTATAATCGCATCTACATGAACCGGAAACTGGAAGATGAGGTGCAGCGTGCTATCCGATTCCAGACACCGCTCTCTCTGCTGATGCTGGATCTGGATTATTTCAAACAGATCAATGATACCTATGGTCATCAGGCCGGTGATGCCTGTCTCGTGGAGTTAGCCACTCTCATGAAAGGACTGGTTCGCAGTGTGGATACATGCGCCCGCTACGGCGGCGAAGAGTTTGTCATTATTCTCCCTCAAACATCGCCAGAAAATGCCATGGTCTTTGCTGAGCGCCTTCGGCAGAAGGTGGAAAACATGGTGGTGAGGTATGATGATCAAAGCATTCAATATACGATTTCAATCGGTATCAAATCGTTAAGTCAGATAGAGAAACAATCATCTGAGGAGCTGTTGAAGGGTGCCGATAATTCCCTTTATCTCGCGAAACAGAATGGCAGGAATCGTTCGGTCTCATATCCTATGGTTGATCCATCGTCAGAATAG
- a CDS encoding DUF4153 domain-containing protein — protein MNDQSKLPPLEQFKQDDSEIRKKITKAHRLQTITWTVSVLLAAILLGGLVFAHSQHLDTLTEMADDLSLIMMTVTILVTSGYIVFIFFYFGTVRRIYHAHSVIHQRLKDQVDPDEHPKFSWHSYFRKEDTEPRNSGFGVILAITTKIITLFVLILISQFGWMHMKAVSGHELQTEHYAYLGLIDLTLFSSLVLFIIVLVAVRIGVLGKQKDPHGTTGKGNYYEPDQD, from the coding sequence ATGAACGATCAAAGCAAGCTCCCCCCCCTTGAACAATTCAAGCAGGATGATTCAGAAATCCGTAAAAAGATAACTAAAGCCCATCGGCTTCAAACCATCACATGGACAGTAAGTGTACTTCTGGCAGCAATACTCTTGGGGGGGCTGGTTTTCGCCCACTCGCAGCATCTGGATACCCTTACAGAGATGGCGGATGATTTATCACTGATCATGATGACTGTAACGATTCTGGTTACATCCGGATATATTGTCTTTATCTTCTTCTATTTTGGAACTGTACGAAGAATTTACCATGCTCACAGCGTCATCCATCAGCGCCTGAAAGATCAAGTAGATCCTGATGAACACCCCAAATTCTCATGGCACAGCTATTTCAGAAAAGAAGATACTGAACCCCGCAATAGTGGCTTTGGTGTCATCCTTGCCATCACCACGAAGATTATCACCCTTTTTGTGCTCATTCTCATTTCTCAATTCGGCTGGATGCACATGAAAGCCGTCAGTGGTCATGAGCTACAAACAGAACATTATGCCTATCTTGGCCTTATTGATCTGACCCTGTTTTCCAGCCTCGTTCTGTTTATTATTGTACTGGTAGCAGTTCGCATCGGCGTTCTTGGCAAGCAGAAGGATCCACATGGAACAACCGGCAAAGGTAATTACTATGAGCCAGATCAGGATTAA
- a CDS encoding Mth938-like domain-containing protein, producing MKGDISSRLPGGTLLFTGYDDAQISINRKAYPSGLCIHANAITAPWGPEKLSELTTEQLTMLMEPAPEILILGTGRQTAFPSAEILEFVSSRKIGLECMDSRSAARTYNILIEEGRTVSAALLLPSARR from the coding sequence GTGAAAGGTGATATCTCATCTCGACTACCGGGTGGAACACTACTGTTCACCGGTTACGATGATGCTCAGATCAGTATCAACCGCAAAGCCTACCCGAGTGGTCTCTGTATCCATGCTAATGCTATAACAGCCCCCTGGGGGCCTGAGAAGCTTAGTGAGCTGACGACAGAGCAGCTGACCATGCTTATGGAGCCGGCACCTGAAATTCTGATTCTTGGTACAGGCCGTCAGACCGCATTCCCCTCTGCGGAGATTCTGGAGTTTGTCAGCAGCAGAAAGATTGGACTTGAGTGTATGGATAGCCGTTCGGCTGCCCGCACCTACAATATCCTCATTGAAGAGGGGCGGACCGTATCAGCAGCGCTGCTGCTGCCCAGTGCCCGGAGATAA
- a CDS encoding DUF4438 domain-containing protein, with amino-acid sequence MSLKSNRDQLVQTAVQGSVAPAHQWAPFEVGSAGEVFSWPSTGGITYNVKIGDSVFGWAGEHIEPGVSTTMTHKNRKCESGYQFLACCGNRATVISGAAKGAKGTVLGHHGGVEHLMLDFPDSTLDKLTCDDKFLVKGCGQGLKLIDHPEVFIYNLDPDLLDAWGLVEREDGKIEVPVHVIVPGHAMGSGIGALSVATGDYDILCHDEDMVKENGMERLRFGDFVAVLDHDNRYGRTYRKGAVTIGVVIHSDSPLAGHGPGMMTLMSACNGKLLPVISETANIGAIRSIGRFAVE; translated from the coding sequence ATGAGTCTGAAGAGTAATCGTGATCAGTTAGTGCAAACCGCCGTGCAGGGCTCTGTTGCTCCGGCGCATCAGTGGGCACCGTTTGAAGTGGGTTCTGCCGGTGAAGTCTTCTCCTGGCCCTCCACCGGTGGCATCACCTATAACGTGAAAATCGGTGATTCGGTCTTTGGCTGGGCCGGTGAACATATTGAGCCGGGCGTATCCACGACCATGACGCACAAGAATCGAAAATGTGAGTCAGGGTACCAGTTTCTCGCCTGTTGTGGTAACCGGGCCACGGTGATTTCCGGTGCTGCCAAAGGGGCTAAAGGCACCGTACTTGGTCACCATGGCGGTGTTGAGCACCTGATGCTCGATTTCCCTGATAGTACACTGGATAAGCTGACCTGTGATGACAAATTTCTTGTTAAAGGGTGCGGACAGGGGTTGAAACTCATCGATCATCCTGAGGTGTTTATCTACAACCTCGATCCGGATCTGCTCGACGCCTGGGGTCTTGTTGAGCGTGAGGATGGCAAGATCGAGGTGCCGGTGCATGTGATCGTGCCCGGCCATGCTATGGGTTCGGGTATCGGTGCGCTCTCAGTGGCTACCGGCGACTACGACATCCTCTGTCATGATGAGGATATGGTGAAAGAGAACGGCATGGAGCGACTTCGTTTCGGTGATTTTGTTGCAGTGCTGGATCACGACAATCGCTACGGACGCACCTATCGCAAAGGGGCGGTTACGATTGGTGTTGTGATTCACTCCGATTCGCCACTGGCCGGTCACGGACCGGGCATGATGACCCTGATGAGTGCCTGTAACGGCAAGCTGCTGCCGGTGATCAGTGAAACGGCCAATATCGGTGCCATCAGATCCATTGGCCGCTTTGCAGTCGAATGA
- the tgt gene encoding tRNA guanosine(34) transglycosylase Tgt, with protein MSSLSFEILAKDETGYARAGRVQLPHGSVETPVFMPVGTQATVKSLTPADLTDDIEASIILGNTYHLMLRPGADLVEKMGGLHKFMAWDRPILTDSGGFQVWSLGELRKIEAHGVRFRSHIDGREVFLGPKESMDIQRKLGSDIVMAFDECTPYPATYEEANDSMQLSMRWAAECREYLPVNETQALFGIVQGGMYPELRIESLQAISEIDFEGIAIGGLSVGEPKEEMMAMMDALAPHLPQDKPHYVMGVGTPDDLIEGIDRGIDMFDCVMPSRNARNGTLFTDDGKINIKNLKHFDDASPIMESCNCYTCKNFSRAYLRHLYMAKEILSSRLNTLHNLHYYCHLMSRARTALIEGNWPEFRDKFLQRYRGEA; from the coding sequence ATGTCCTCCCTCAGTTTTGAAATCCTCGCCAAAGATGAAACCGGTTATGCCCGTGCCGGTCGTGTGCAGTTGCCACACGGCAGTGTCGAAACACCTGTTTTCATGCCGGTTGGCACACAGGCGACTGTAAAAAGTCTTACCCCTGCCGACCTCACCGATGATATTGAAGCCTCTATTATTCTCGGTAACACCTATCATCTGATGCTGCGCCCGGGTGCTGATCTGGTGGAGAAGATGGGTGGTTTGCATAAATTCATGGCCTGGGATCGCCCTATCCTGACCGATTCCGGTGGTTTTCAGGTCTGGTCTCTCGGTGAACTGCGCAAGATCGAAGCGCACGGTGTCCGTTTCCGCTCCCATATTGATGGCCGTGAAGTATTCCTCGGCCCCAAAGAGAGCATGGATATCCAGCGTAAACTCGGCAGTGATATTGTCATGGCCTTTGACGAGTGCACCCCCTACCCGGCCACCTATGAAGAGGCCAATGATTCGATGCAACTCTCCATGCGCTGGGCTGCAGAGTGTCGTGAATACCTGCCGGTCAACGAGACACAGGCGCTGTTTGGTATTGTACAGGGTGGCATGTATCCGGAACTGCGTATCGAGAGTCTGCAAGCAATCTCTGAGATCGATTTTGAAGGCATTGCTATTGGTGGCCTCTCGGTCGGTGAACCCAAAGAGGAGATGATGGCGATGATGGATGCGCTGGCTCCGCATCTTCCGCAAGACAAACCGCACTACGTGATGGGCGTGGGCACACCCGATGATCTGATTGAAGGTATTGATCGCGGTATCGACATGTTTGACTGTGTGATGCCCAGCAGAAATGCGCGTAATGGCACCCTTTTCACCGATGATGGCAAGATCAACATCAAAAACCTTAAACATTTCGATGATGCGTCGCCAATCATGGAATCGTGTAACTGCTACACCTGCAAGAACTTTTCCCGCGCTTACCTGCGCCATCTGTATATGGCAAAGGAGATTTTAAGTTCGAGGTTGAATACCTTGCACAATCTTCACTACTATTGCCATCTCATGTCTCGGGCCAGAACCGCACTGATTGAGGGGAATTGGCCCGAATTCCGTGACAAGTTTTTACAACGCTACCGCGGTGAAGCATAA
- the yajC gene encoding preprotein translocase subunit YajC, translated as MKTVFSLSFASIAAAMSFITPAFAEGAAADGGFASLIPLLLIMVIFYFLLIRPQQKKLKEHRGMVDSLSKGDKVMTGGGVYGKITAVNEDTLKVQIAEGVVIKVKRDTVAGLAETAPAKPAAKPAAKPAAKPAEKADAKADAKD; from the coding sequence ATGAAAACAGTTTTCTCTCTCTCTTTCGCATCTATTGCTGCTGCGATGAGCTTTATTACCCCGGCCTTTGCTGAGGGCGCTGCTGCAGATGGCGGTTTCGCCTCTCTGATTCCACTGCTGCTGATCATGGTGATTTTCTACTTCCTGCTTATCCGTCCACAGCAGAAGAAACTGAAAGAGCATCGCGGCATGGTCGACTCGCTGAGTAAAGGTGACAAGGTAATGACCGGTGGTGGCGTCTACGGCAAAATCACTGCCGTCAACGAAGATACCCTGAAGGTTCAAATTGCTGAGGGTGTAGTGATTAAGGTTAAGCGCGACACCGTGGCCGGCCTTGCTGAAACAGCACCGGCCAAACCGGCTGCCAAACCTGCTGCCAAACCGGCTGCCAAACCTGCTGAAAAAGCAGACGCAAAAGCAGACGCAAAAGACTAA
- the secF gene encoding protein translocase subunit SecF: MQLIRSDINVDFIGKRKFALIVSGIMLLVSLGALAAKGLNFGIDFTGGTLVEVKFETAPAITDVRAALSPKGYGNAVIQEFGAPEEILIRVQNEEAENSSIISTAILDGLAEKFGADAIEMRRVEFVGPQVGEELTRAGIMAVLIAMLAILIYVTFRFEFRFALGADAALLHDITIVLGLFALTGKEFSLPVIAALLTVIGYSLNDTIVVFDRIRENFAANRKRKNPHDEKLVVNDSINQTLSRTVMTSVTTLLVVLALFFLGGEVIHDFAFALIAGIFVGTYSSIYVASPVMLALAGRFKGNEEEIKEMEARP; the protein is encoded by the coding sequence ATGCAACTGATCCGTTCTGACATTAACGTCGATTTTATCGGCAAGAGAAAATTCGCCCTGATTGTTTCAGGTATCATGCTGCTGGTTTCGCTCGGCGCACTGGCTGCCAAGGGGTTGAACTTCGGCATCGACTTCACCGGCGGTACGCTGGTTGAAGTTAAATTTGAAACAGCACCTGCAATTACTGATGTTCGTGCCGCCCTCTCTCCCAAAGGTTATGGCAATGCAGTGATTCAGGAGTTTGGTGCTCCTGAAGAGATTCTGATTCGCGTTCAGAACGAAGAGGCTGAAAACTCATCGATCATCAGCACAGCTATTCTTGATGGTCTTGCCGAGAAGTTCGGTGCGGATGCCATTGAGATGCGCAGGGTTGAGTTTGTCGGCCCACAGGTGGGTGAAGAGCTGACCCGTGCAGGTATCATGGCTGTATTGATCGCCATGCTGGCTATTCTGATCTATGTCACTTTCCGTTTTGAGTTCCGCTTTGCACTCGGTGCTGATGCAGCCCTGCTGCACGATATCACCATCGTGCTTGGCCTGTTTGCACTTACCGGCAAAGAGTTCTCACTGCCGGTGATTGCCGCACTGCTGACAGTGATCGGCTACTCGCTGAATGATACCATCGTGGTCTTTGACCGCATCCGTGAAAACTTCGCTGCTAACCGCAAACGCAAGAATCCGCATGATGAGAAACTGGTAGTCAACGACTCGATTAATCAGACGCTGTCGCGTACCGTGATGACCTCCGTTACCACATTGCTGGTGGTGCTTGCCCTCTTCTTCCTCGGCGGTGAAGTGATTCACGATTTTGCCTTTGCACTGATTGCCGGTATTTTTGTCGGTACCTACTCCTCGATCTATGTTGCCAGCCCGGTCATGCTGGCACTTGCAGGACGTTTTAAAGGCAACGAAGAGGAGATCAAGGAGATGGAGGCCAGGCCCTGA
- the aat gene encoding leucyl/phenylalanyl-tRNA--protein transferase, whose translation MIEFPDPEQADDDGLLAAGGNLQPETLLAAYSRGIFPWYAEGQPILWWSPDPRMVLFPVDFHCSRRLARRMRQNLYSISFDESFAEVIHACAAIPRQGESGTWILPEMITAYQAMFTEGYAHSVEVWQQDKLIGGLYGVLHNGVFFAESMFSREIDASKVALAALCERALSENWKLIDCQFHTAHLQSLGAREISRREFLNRISD comes from the coding sequence ATGATCGAATTTCCTGATCCAGAACAGGCTGATGATGATGGACTGCTGGCTGCCGGGGGTAATCTGCAGCCGGAAACGCTGCTGGCGGCATATAGCCGGGGTATTTTCCCCTGGTATGCAGAGGGGCAGCCGATTCTCTGGTGGTCGCCGGATCCGCGCATGGTGCTCTTTCCTGTAGATTTTCACTGCTCCAGACGTCTGGCCCGACGTATGCGACAGAATCTCTATTCCATCTCATTTGATGAATCATTTGCTGAGGTGATCCATGCCTGTGCAGCGATTCCACGCCAAGGCGAGAGTGGTACCTGGATCCTGCCTGAGATGATCACGGCCTATCAGGCTATGTTTACAGAGGGTTATGCCCACTCGGTAGAGGTGTGGCAGCAGGATAAGTTGATCGGCGGGCTGTACGGTGTACTGCACAACGGTGTCTTTTTTGCCGAGTCGATGTTCAGTCGTGAAATCGATGCCTCTAAAGTGGCGCTGGCGGCACTGTGTGAGCGGGCCTTGTCTGAAAACTGGAAGCTGATTGATTGCCAGTTTCACACCGCCCATCTGCAGAGCCTTGGTGCGCGTGAGATTTCTCGACGCGAATTTCTCAACCGGATCAGTGATTGA
- a CDS encoding carbon-nitrogen hydrolase family protein: MSGDATLKVACIQICSVKEIERNLAVVTSLLAKAAEAGAKLVVLPENFAFMGGSEEEKRALVEDQADSSILKFLSQQAVQHGIAIIGGTLLLSGRDGKIRNVCPVYDAKGDLIALYDKIHLFDMEYNGESYHESALIEAGEKPVTVSIEGFKVGLSICYDLRFPELYRRYVDAGCQLLVNVAAFTAITGRAHWQPLLRARAIENQCYMLASAQSGRHPDGRQTWGHSMIINPWGEVVEELAEGEGFISAELSMQKLEQVRASMPVLQHKKL; encoded by the coding sequence ATGAGTGGTGATGCGACACTGAAGGTCGCCTGCATACAGATCTGCTCCGTAAAAGAGATCGAGCGAAACCTTGCGGTAGTAACCTCTCTGCTGGCAAAAGCGGCAGAGGCTGGGGCCAAACTGGTGGTGCTGCCTGAGAACTTCGCTTTTATGGGTGGTAGTGAAGAGGAGAAGCGGGCGCTGGTCGAAGATCAGGCTGACTCATCAATACTCAAATTTCTTTCACAGCAGGCTGTTCAGCACGGCATTGCCATTATTGGCGGCACGCTGTTGCTCAGCGGTCGTGACGGGAAGATTCGCAATGTGTGCCCGGTTTATGATGCCAAGGGCGATCTCATCGCGCTCTACGATAAGATTCATCTCTTTGATATGGAATACAATGGCGAGTCCTACCATGAGTCGGCACTGATTGAGGCGGGGGAGAAACCTGTTACCGTCAGCATAGAAGGTTTCAAGGTTGGTCTGAGCATCTGTTACGATCTGCGTTTCCCCGAACTCTATCGCCGCTATGTCGATGCAGGCTGTCAGCTGCTGGTCAATGTGGCTGCATTTACAGCTATAACTGGGCGTGCTCACTGGCAGCCTCTGCTCAGAGCAAGGGCGATTGAGAATCAGTGTTATATGCTGGCCTCTGCCCAGTCGGGAAGACACCCCGATGGCAGGCAGACCTGGGGGCACAGTATGATCATTAATCCCTGGGGAGAAGTGGTGGAAGAGCTTGCTGAAGGGGAGGGGTTTATAAGTGCTGAACTCTCTATGCAGAAGCTGGAGCAGGTGCGGGCATCGATGCCTGTTTTGCAGCATAAAAAGCTCTGA
- a CDS encoding DUF2391 family protein — protein sequence MNLNFNSEDASQVAIGAFALAVPVAFSEEAWRLGETLPITNLLTLFLLSMSFLTFYAYQSVFQGKVKHRMPAFLWRIAIAYAITALVVALVLFSLNKFPLLTDTVVAFKRLIVISMPACMGAIIVDSFDKE from the coding sequence ATGAACTTAAACTTCAACTCAGAGGATGCCAGCCAGGTTGCAATTGGAGCTTTTGCTTTAGCAGTTCCAGTTGCGTTCTCTGAAGAGGCATGGAGGCTGGGCGAGACACTTCCTATAACGAATCTGCTAACACTATTTCTTCTCTCTATGTCGTTCCTAACCTTTTACGCATATCAAAGTGTATTTCAAGGCAAGGTTAAACACAGAATGCCTGCTTTTTTATGGCGTATAGCCATTGCTTATGCGATTACAGCATTGGTGGTTGCGTTAGTACTGTTTTCTTTAAATAAATTCCCGTTACTTACAGATACGGTTGTTGCATTTAAACGCTTAATAGTCATCTCTATGCCTGCTTGTATGGGTGCTATTATTGTGGATAGCTTTGATAAAGAATAA
- the secD gene encoding protein translocase subunit SecD: MHSFPRWKYGLILTVLVVSLMGALPNLTTPPSWWPSALSTPMTLGLDLKGGIHLVLDVDVDKAVSHSVTGDIDTARQALRKERIRYSKLSSDSTSMTIVIKEATEIDAAAKILEENFNTYAISNPAGSTFVLNLKPETAKELKKFAVDQAIEVIRNRIDALGTTEPTIIKQGERRILVQIPGFEDSARAKDMIGRTAQLEFKIVDEKGDLDKALSGSIPAGDIIMYGPEQTRNGKSYRQPYLLKKRTELSGNEIADARVSIDSRYNEYAVTLKFNTKGARKFDKLTAAHVGERFAIILEGTVNSAPVIRERIAGGSAQITGSFSPEEAHDLAIILRAGALPAPVKVVEERSIGPSLGQDSIDQGINSILIGSVLVLIFMGLYYRLFGMVANVALVFNMLLILAAMSIIGGTLTLPGIAGIVLTIGMAVDANVLIFERIREELRLGKTPLAAIDGGYDKALSTIVDANITTLIAAIVLFQFGSGPVKGFAVTLSVGILASMFTAITVTRGIIAFSTAKRNRIEKLSI, encoded by the coding sequence ATGCATAGCTTTCCACGCTGGAAATACGGGCTCATTCTGACCGTACTTGTGGTCTCCCTGATGGGAGCCCTGCCCAACCTCACCACACCACCATCATGGTGGCCATCTGCTCTGAGTACTCCGATGACCCTCGGCCTTGATCTCAAAGGCGGCATCCATCTGGTACTCGATGTTGATGTGGATAAAGCTGTATCACACAGCGTTACCGGTGATATCGACACAGCCCGTCAGGCGCTGCGTAAAGAGCGCATCCGCTACAGCAAGCTGAGCAGTGACAGCACCAGCATGACCATCGTGATCAAAGAAGCTACCGAGATCGATGCTGCCGCAAAGATTCTGGAAGAGAATTTCAACACCTATGCGATTAGCAATCCGGCTGGCAGCACCTTTGTTCTTAACCTGAAACCTGAAACCGCCAAAGAGCTTAAGAAGTTCGCTGTTGATCAGGCGATTGAGGTGATTCGTAACCGTATTGATGCGCTGGGCACCACTGAACCGACCATCATCAAACAGGGTGAGCGTCGTATTCTGGTACAGATCCCCGGTTTTGAAGACAGCGCCCGTGCTAAAGATATGATCGGCCGCACTGCCCAGCTTGAGTTCAAAATCGTGGATGAGAAGGGTGACCTTGATAAAGCACTTTCAGGCAGCATCCCTGCCGGTGATATCATCATGTATGGCCCCGAGCAGACCCGTAATGGCAAGAGCTACCGTCAGCCCTATCTGCTGAAAAAACGTACTGAACTATCAGGCAATGAAATTGCCGATGCGCGTGTTTCAATTGACTCCCGCTACAATGAGTATGCCGTTACCCTGAAGTTCAACACCAAAGGCGCACGTAAATTTGATAAGCTGACAGCAGCCCATGTCGGTGAGCGTTTTGCCATTATCCTTGAAGGTACCGTCAACTCTGCACCGGTGATTCGTGAACGCATCGCCGGCGGCTCTGCCCAGATTACCGGCAGTTTCTCACCGGAAGAGGCGCATGATCTGGCCATTATCCTGCGTGCCGGTGCCCTGCCCGCTCCGGTTAAAGTGGTCGAAGAGCGCTCCATCGGCCCGAGCCTGGGTCAGGACTCTATTGATCAGGGTATCAACTCCATCCTTATCGGCTCGGTACTCGTACTGATCTTTATGGGCCTCTACTACCGTTTGTTCGGCATGGTCGCCAACGTTGCACTGGTCTTCAATATGCTGCTGATTCTGGCGGCCATGAGCATTATCGGTGGCACCCTGACCCTGCCCGGTATCGCCGGTATCGTACTGACTATCGGCATGGCCGTGGATGCCAATGTGCTGATCTTTGAGCGAATACGTGAAGAGCTAAGGCTAGGCAAAACACCGCTGGCAGCCATTGATGGTGGTTATGATAAAGCACTCTCAACCATCGTTGATGCCAACATCACCACGCTGATCGCCGCTATCGTTCTCTTCCAGTTCGGCTCCGGTCCGGTGAAAGGTTTCGCAGTCACCCTCTCGGTTGGTATTCTGGCATCGATGTTCACTGCTATCACTGTCACGCGCGGCATCATCGCCTTCTCAACCGCCAAACGTAACCGTATCGAAAAACTGAGCATCTGA
- a CDS encoding tRNA (cytidine(34)-2'-O)-methyltransferase, with amino-acid sequence MTPPLHIVLVEPEIPPNTGNIARLCGCTGCTLHLVHPLGFDVDEKAVRRAGLDYWQHLDIHHHQSWQEARQFIGIERNWYGLSSKVKTSFWDVQYKPGDVLVFGPETRGLSSSILEEINGVTIPMREDAPVRSLNLSNACSIAVFEALRQLKQ; translated from the coding sequence ATGACGCCTCCACTGCACATCGTGTTAGTGGAGCCTGAGATCCCTCCTAATACCGGCAACATTGCACGGCTGTGTGGCTGCACGGGTTGCACACTGCATCTGGTGCATCCGCTCGGGTTTGATGTCGATGAAAAAGCGGTACGGCGAGCAGGGCTGGATTACTGGCAACATCTGGATATTCATCACCACCAGAGCTGGCAGGAGGCGCGTCAGTTTATCGGGATAGAGCGCAACTGGTACGGACTCAGTTCGAAGGTGAAAACCAGCTTCTGGGATGTGCAGTACAAGCCCGGAGACGTGCTGGTTTTCGGCCCTGAAACCAGAGGTTTAAGTAGCTCCATTTTAGAGGAGATAAATGGCGTAACCATCCCGATGCGGGAGGATGCTCCGGTGCGCTCACTGAATCTCTCCAATGCCTGCTCCATCGCCGTGTTTGAGGCGCTAAGACAGCTTAAACAGTGA